Part of the Pedobacter sp. MC2016-14 genome is shown below.
TTAATATGGTATGGAAAATGGTAATGAGCGGTTTTTTTAGTCTCGCCAGTAAAGGCAGGATGTATACCCCGCATTCACCTCCAAAAATTCCGAACTCATGTTCAAGTATACATGCATCTGCAAGACTGGTGTTAATGTAGTCGGCGCCCCTGATGTAATCTTTCTGATTCTCCTGTCGTATAATGTATTCTACTTCTTTAGGGTACTCATACGTGTTAATACTGTCCGAGTCGTTCATTGCCACTACAAAACTATCTTCGGATACAGTAGCTTTATCATGACCAATAGCCCGGAGTAAGTTGTTGTTGAAAGTTGCAATGCCACATTCGCGCGGCGGATAGGAGGAGATGTAAGCTATTTTCATGTGGTAAAATGGTTCTTAAATTAGGATTCTTGTAAAGCTTTAAATAGATAACAAATTTTTATGCTAATTGTTCAGTTCCGGATAAATTCTGGAATTTTTTTACCTGCGGCAAGTTAGAGTTTAAAATTGCATAGATTAGGATTTTTTGTTTTTTAGTTTATCCTATTTTTGTAAACATTTAAAGTTATGTAAATTATTAATTTGCTGTTATATAGTTTTTTATAAATAATAAAATGAAACTTTATTTTTATGATTAGGCTTTAAGTTTTCAAATTTGTAGTTTTGAATTGTTCTAAAATATCTGATAAAACTAATTTTAAAGCATATGAAAATTGAAAATCCTGACGTAGAAAGCAAAATATTCACTTCTGATGAAGCCTATAAAAAGTCACTTGATTATTTTAAGGGCGATGATCTTGCGGCAAGGGTTTGGGTAAATAAATATGCATTAAAAGATTCTTTCGGGAATATTTATGAAGGTAGTCCAGAAGATATGCATCACCGCATAGCAGCTGAAATTGCGCGTGTAGAGTTGCGGTATCCGAATCCGCTTTCCGAAGATGAGGTTTTTGATCTGATCAAAGATTTTAAATACATCATTCCCCAGGGGAGCCCAATGACTGGTATTGGTAATCCTTATCAGGTAGCTTCTCTGAGCAATTGTTTTGTTATCGGTAACGATGGTGATTCTGATTCTTACGGAGGCATCATGAAGATTGACCAGGAACAGGTTCAGCTGATGAAAAGGCGTGGTGGCGTGGGACATGATTTGTCGCACATCAGGCCAAAAGGTTCTCCGGTTAAAAATTCAGCACTTACTTCTACCGGAATTGTTCCTTTCATGGAGCGGTTTTCAAACTCCACAAGAGAGGTGGCACAGGATGGGAGAAGAGGTGCTTTGATGCTTTCTGTGGCTATAAAACATCCGGATGCCGAAGATTTTATTGATGCAAAAATGGAGCAGGGAAAGGTTACCGGTGCAAATGTTTCTGTTCGTATAGATGATGCTTTTATGAGGGCTGTAGAGGCCGGTGATGTTTATCAGCAGCAATACCCGGTGGGCAGTGCTGAACCTGTTTACAAAAAGAAGATCAATCCCGTTGCCCTCTGGAAAAAAATTGTACACAATGCCTGGCGTTCCGCAGAACCGGGTATTCTATTCTGGGATACAGTAATCCGGGAATCAGTGCCAGATTGTTATGAAGATCTTGGCTATAAAACGGTATCTACCAATCCCTGTGGTGAAATTCCGCTTTGTCCTTACGACTCCTGCCGCTTGCTCGCTATAAACTTGTTTTCTTACGTAGAGGCACCATTTACAAAAAAGGCCTATTTTAATTGGGAATTGTTTAGAAAACACATTCATGCTGCTCAGCGGATTATGGATGATATCATTGACCTGGAACTGGAGAAAATAGATGCCATTTTAGAGAAAATTGCGCAGGACCCTGAAAGCGAAGAACTGAAACGTACGGAGAAAAATCTCTGGATCAATATCCGCACCAAAGCAAATGAAGGTCGTAGAACTGGTATCGGCATCACCGCAGAAGGTGATTTACTTGCTGCTATGGGTTTACGTTATGGTAGTGATGAAGGTTCTGCATTTGCCGTTGAAATTCATAAAACCATTGCTGTGGAGGCTTACCGGGCATCTGTAACTGCCGCTAAAGAAAGGGGTGCCTTCGCTATTTTTGATGCAGAACGAGAAAAAAATAATCCATTCATTTTACGCCTTAAAGATGCTGATGCCTCACTTTACAATGACATGCTTGAATATGGAAGAAGGAATATTGCCTTGCTTACCATTGCACCAACAGGTACTACCAGTTTAATGTCGCAAACCAGTTCGGGTATAGAACCAGTTTTTATGCCGGTTTATAAAAGAAGAAGAAAGGTAAACCCTAATGATAAGGATGCAAGGGTAGATTTTGTAGATGAAGTTGGCGATTCCTGGGAAGAGTATGTGGTGTTTCACCACCGATTTAAACAATGGATGGAGGTAAATGGCCATGACATCAGTAGAAATTATACCCAAAAAGAGCTTGATGATCTTGTAGTACAATCGCCTTATTATAAATCTACCTCTAATGATGTTGATTATTTGAAAAAAGTAGAAATGCAGGGCGAGATTCAGAAATGGATTGATCACTCCATCAGTGTAACCATTAATATGCCGGCTGATGTAACCGAAGAGGTGGTTGGAGAATTGTATATGGCTGCCTGGAAAGCGGGTTGTAAAGGAGTTACCGTTTACAGAGACGGCTCACGTTCGGGTGTGCTTATCGCAAATACGGAAACTAAACCAGAGCCTGAAGAAACAGTGGAACTTGTGTTTCCTACTACTCGACCTGCTGTGCTGGAAGCAGATGTGGTACGCTTTCAAAACAGTAAAGACAAATGGATTGCCTTTATCGGATTGATTGACGGAAAACCATATGAAATTTTTACCGGTTTTGCAGATGATGAAGATGGCATCCTGATCCCCAGGTGGGTTAATGATGGCGTAATCATAAAAAACAGAGAAGCTGATGGTGGCTCGCGTTATGATTTTCAGTACAAGAACAAGCGTGGACACAAAACAACCATTGAGGGCTTATCTTATAAGTTTAATCCGGAATATTGGAATTATGCAAAGCTAATTTCAAGTACATTGAGGCATAGCATGCCGATTGAAAAAGTGGTAGACCTGATCAATAGTCTGCAGCTTGATGAATCTATCAATACCTGGAAAAATGGTGTCGCCCGTGCCTTAAAAAGATATGTACCGGACGGAACGGAAACAAAAAAGCAAAAATGTGAGAATTGTAACTCTACAAATCTGCATTATCAGGAAGGCTGCCTAACTTGTACAGATTGCGGATCTTCAAAATGTGGCTAATAAAAAATGGCTGCTTCCAAATAGGAGGCAGCCATTTTTATATACCGTAAAGGTTAAATTAGTGTTTAACTTCAGTAGTAGTAGTTTCAACTTTAACGGCAGTATCTTTTACAGTTGAGTCAGTAACAGTAGTATCAACAGCAGTAGTGTCAGTAACGATAGCTGAAGAATCAGTTAAAGTTGAATCTGCACCTGCTTCTTTTTTCTCAGAGTTACAAGCTGCTACTGATAAAGAGATTGCTAAAGCTAAAAAGCCAAATTTGAATACGTTTTTCATTTTGTTTATGTTTTAATATTTACTACTTAATACAGCTGCCTATAAAAGGTAACCCAACTAAAAGCATTTTTTTTTAATAACTTTGACGCATTAACAAATCTATTCATAAATCAGCTTAATGGGTAACTACGGCA
Proteins encoded:
- a CDS encoding adenosylcobalamin-dependent ribonucleoside-diphosphate reductase, coding for MKIENPDVESKIFTSDEAYKKSLDYFKGDDLAARVWVNKYALKDSFGNIYEGSPEDMHHRIAAEIARVELRYPNPLSEDEVFDLIKDFKYIIPQGSPMTGIGNPYQVASLSNCFVIGNDGDSDSYGGIMKIDQEQVQLMKRRGGVGHDLSHIRPKGSPVKNSALTSTGIVPFMERFSNSTREVAQDGRRGALMLSVAIKHPDAEDFIDAKMEQGKVTGANVSVRIDDAFMRAVEAGDVYQQQYPVGSAEPVYKKKINPVALWKKIVHNAWRSAEPGILFWDTVIRESVPDCYEDLGYKTVSTNPCGEIPLCPYDSCRLLAINLFSYVEAPFTKKAYFNWELFRKHIHAAQRIMDDIIDLELEKIDAILEKIAQDPESEELKRTEKNLWINIRTKANEGRRTGIGITAEGDLLAAMGLRYGSDEGSAFAVEIHKTIAVEAYRASVTAAKERGAFAIFDAEREKNNPFILRLKDADASLYNDMLEYGRRNIALLTIAPTGTTSLMSQTSSGIEPVFMPVYKRRRKVNPNDKDARVDFVDEVGDSWEEYVVFHHRFKQWMEVNGHDISRNYTQKELDDLVVQSPYYKSTSNDVDYLKKVEMQGEIQKWIDHSISVTINMPADVTEEVVGELYMAAWKAGCKGVTVYRDGSRSGVLIANTETKPEPEETVELVFPTTRPAVLEADVVRFQNSKDKWIAFIGLIDGKPYEIFTGFADDEDGILIPRWVNDGVIIKNREADGGSRYDFQYKNKRGHKTTIEGLSYKFNPEYWNYAKLISSTLRHSMPIEKVVDLINSLQLDESINTWKNGVARALKRYVPDGTETKKQKCENCNSTNLHYQEGCLTCTDCGSSKCG